TATCTGGGTTCTTGCCTTGCGCGATAATTATGAAGCCTAAATTCCTTATTTATCACCAAATTTGTTCCAAGAATTTTATTCGTGCAAACAGCcaacacacaaaaaataaaataaatattaattttcatttgatttACACTGAATTAAACAAAGCTGAAATTCAGTGATCAAAGAatagaattatattttgtaatgaaaCGTGCGCTTTGcgagattttattttgatcttaTATTTACCCAATCGGGCGTACTTTTGGTGTTTAATTTCAACAATAGGTGAGGTACGGTCGTTATCAAACCAGTCACATTTGGGTCATGATGATTTTAAGGgttgatacttttttttgtaagtaagcATTAAGTCgtgagaataaaataaaataatttgttttgaattccGCGTAAGACGTCTAAAGTATGTCTGATGCggaattcaaaatttcaaaattcaattcgTGGTGTACCTACGTAGGCCCactatattttacttacaGAAAAGTTATGCTACCTAGTCTGTTCATCGGAATCCACAAATCCTCCCATTGAGAGTGCACAATAACAAATACTACGATGATGATATGCTTTAGAATGTACACAGTTACACTTTACACCAtaacgttttattatttttccagACAATAATATTCATTCGGCACTTCACAAAAGGTGGTTTCGAAATCTCTGGCTACATCGATTACGCTCATAGATTACTCTCTGAGAACTGGGCGCCTTTCTTCAAAGGAAAGAAGCAGTTATGGCCCACAGAGAATGATTTGGGGTATTACCATTGGCGACATGGCACTGTCAGGAGTAATATGAGTAGAAATTATAAAGTAAGATTTAATTAACAATTGTCCGCGGAACCTGTATGGCCCaattatgaaattgagatccaaataaaggcaggttgctagcccattgcctgaAGAATCACAAATTTACTTACTTGTGTGGATTTAACCTTTTTGACAAAAAGTTCATGACGCGATTaagttgttaaaaaatattttctgcgTTTTGAAGAAACTTACATTCTTATAAATTCAACTGTAGCACGTGCCGACTTGCAATAGTTTATGAGTGTGAATTTGtgagaagaatttttatattgcaATTGTTCAGTGTCCGAGGTGCAGTGAGAAACCCAATCCAAAAATACCATCCCAGAGTTTTACACCCTCTGTTCTGATACTAaaagatttaatataaatagtcGCATCACACGCCTGACCGAAACTATTCTGAAACTATGTGGATATCGAAATGCCAAAGATTGCAAAGGATCCTTCTGTAGTTGAGCTATCTTTCTAGATTTACTTAATAAGATCCTGCCTGTAattttgcttaaaaaaatttcaaattgtgTTAACCGCATTTGCCTTCCAAGGGGAACTTCATCCAGGCATAGAAAGGCCAGGTATTTTCCAGGTAATTTTACATCTATAGACACAGCGGCTTGGGTTTTGTGTCAAAATGTCAATTAATCAGTCTAtcagtatcctattttatataatggATGACTGAATTTGGTATCCAGtagttgttaaataaattgagaCAAAAACCTTCCTTTTAAGATTGACCAAGTTAAagattcattttaaatttgattaaaatccTTTCAGTCTGTTAATGAGTTCAACAGTGGCaaacacatatttatatataaaaaaacatataagtattaaaaaataacgtaTTTGCAGCCTCTTATGGATCCAGAAAAAGGGCTTTTATTCCAAAATCGTCATgaccataaaattatatgcCCCGACCCGGAACAAGATCCTGGACAAAACACAATGAAAATAAGGCTCTATTCCCCCAAATACACTCAAATAGAGGTCTATGACCACGTCGTGAGAAGAAAGAGCTAATTAAacctgaaaattaaaaatgtaaaaatatgtaaatacgaTTTTTGAAACCTTAGAATTGCAAATTTTTAACTGAGCATTGTAATTTTGCGGGGAGCACGCTGAAGGAAACAAGTAAATACAATTGTTTTGaatttgtcttttattttgttcaaattgtttttgattttttcatattcttGTTACtagaaatttattacaatagttATTACGTATGCttacttaagtatatttattttattaaatacttatttaaggtatataaaattaagttcgTATTTTCTCAATAAGTAGTTTAACATTTCATTTAAGATTAATTAACAaagtcataaaattatatatttgcgTTTTGCAAAAGTGAGTCACAAAGAaatgtaactttatttatataaagaaatatacttTTGCCTTATGATAATTCGTACTTAAAACTTGGATCCATTTTTGTGTATAAAAACGcaactttttcaaaaataaatgtttttagttGGTGAGCACTGTATCATTAtgatcaattaaaatatttgaagaatGATAACAGGTATAAAGCGtgcttatatttaaaatgaaagtaaGTATAAAGCATCGTACGGGATTACTCAAAGATCTGGGGTATCTTTGCTAGCTCGCctatatattcaaattatttgaaatctcTAAATAAAccacttttaaatattgtttttaaaattgcgGCGACATGTCAGCCATATTTCGCATGAACGTCAGCGGAAATGCAAGTTTACTTACGgcggaaaaatattataacctaccgtaaaaatgtataaaaagttcgtcaaaataaaaattctgtaGTGATTGTGCCTGTtctataggtaggtaggtacataaaactggttgcataaaaattatagatatGTTAGTGTATGTACAAGTCATATGGTCATATTATCCAATTGGTtacgtatataaataaaaataacagtcaATTTGTGATCAATCACATACTTTCTCAAATAACTACAGAAGTTAAAATGCCTAGCATGTTTCgccaaaaatttaataatacctattGCGGTCTAAAGGGATACTCTAGAATTATACTGCTACATAGTTGCTGAATCTAGTGACTTAGATattggattttaaaaattatgcacCATATGTCATTATTTCAATCTTTTTCAGCATTCACTAAAGCAACATTTACTCGCAATAACGTATAACTTGGATATTGATcgagatttttatgtatattggtCTTACTTcaaattgagataaaaatttatgagGTATCAAAGTTACCCCATTCTCATTGAAACTTTGATAGGCCTAATCAGccaaataaatttagaaaaactttttaaacagTATTTGAGAATCATATTTACACTTAACTTATTACATTACCTACACGACGTCCATTTAGGAACGTCAGATGAACATCAACCGTTATGATCACcagtatctatgtatatactatAGTTCATTTCTTTATGCactgaaataaaggtaaacaCACTACACGTGGCTACACGTACATCTTTTtgttaaaagatatatttcaaaaaaaaagtttagcaaaaaagcatttttcaacaaaataacgtatacaatttatttatttaacggaCTATaaacgtgtgccgtgtggttcccggcaccaatgaaaaaagaataggaccactccatctctttcccatggatgtcgtaaaaggcgattaagggataggcttacaaaattgggattattttttttaggcgatgggctagcaacctgtcactatttgaatctcatttctatcataaagccaaatagctgaacgtggccattcagtcttttcaagactgttggctctgtctaccccgcaagggatatagacgtcattatttgtattttttgtttgtataaacGTGAAGTAAGATTAAGGCTGAGATTTCAATGATTCTTGTCGTGTCCTCCTCGCACATTCCCTTGAAGCGCTGTGCACCTCAGCCGTGCGGAGTGTGATGCCAAAGATGTCTTCGTGGTAGCGGTTCTCGTCCTAAGAAAtgaatatagaaataattatatgctCTGTATTCATAATTTAGAATACCCTATAATCTCAATGTTATTTTGAAAGCTATCATAAAACGAAATATATTCCAAAGTCTACCGTGTTTCTTAGTAAACgctcaagaaaataaataggtactaaagagagtattatttatttcatactagctgacccgcgcaacttcgtttgcgtgtatcccgctacttcgacaaatacagtcaacgcaccaacacatattggatactaattttcaattcacaataacttctctttcccttaaccgcgtttaaaatattaaaatgttttttggtttctgtgactcttctttgatcgccccccctatcagtttttggaaaaaatatttaagtaatgtacagatttttttttgtcttatatgtatagatcaaagtcgtagtacctactttttaatattatttattttttatgtaccgtttttttatattttttgtttttccaaaatcttaatagaaaatatcaatccataaattacggttttatattttaaaaaactaatcttACTAATAAGTGCGATTTAATACTAACCTTAGAATACAATACCTATTATTATCATACAATTATTGTTGTCGAAAAgcacgttttatttttctcaaagaGCTGCGATAAATAAACGCGTCCGATCGCTTCCAATTTCAAAGTGCTAATGGGGAgccgctgttttttttttttttttttttttgactatgAGAACATAGTTTGCCTGAGGGGCATTCACTATTACAGCGGGACGTTTTTAGGCGAGGGCTTGACGCTCCTCCTAACAGCCTTATGGGGGGGGAGCCGCTGCCGCCGACGCGCTAtttatagggacgctgcccccgccgccgcggccggcccgtaccgtgccgcaatactaatatcgtgatatctcctaaactatatgtctaaataacacactgtaaactgcaaaaataatctaaattaaatgctcgtgatgatgaacttacttattttgataaggatatatgtattattggttatatcaccagttaaacatcacccaacgaattaaatgtttttttaatacagaaaagtagtttttgtgacttaaataaaaaagctggatatatgtcatcgcggacttttttgtagaactaataaagaccaatgtttttgctatacattgttcttacttgtatccaacggtataagcggcgcacgcacaaatgcaatcttcaattagattttttttctgacttcttggacataaatcgctataactcagctaatatagtttcaatgtatttcaattatatataaaaacctgtcggagaaaatactctttctattagtgaaaaccgcatcaaaatccgttgcgtagttttaaagttttatgcatacgaagggactacagacaaaatgggcgactttgttttatactatgtagtgatgattgCTTATGGTATTAAAATGACAgccttaaatttaattaaaagaaaatacctaTTTTGTCTTTAATGCTTACGATATAAGGATACTTTATAGAACCTAtcccattttaattttaatcatctAAATCGTAATACTGAAACAGCATATCTTAAAAATCTACCATCTTTTGATCATAAGCTCCATCTACCCAAACAtactaacaattttatttcttaccaTTAATTCAAGCATAAAATCTTCTACTTCCTCATCGGACATATTGGCGTGTTTCTTGATGATCAGCTTGAGTTTCTGCTGCACTTCTTCCGCCATTTTGCAGTCACCACAGACGTAGAAATGTCCATCCTCATCCACCAGCCTTCGAGTCACTTCAGCGCCCTCTTCGTCCAATAATGTTTGAACGtgcttctgtaggaataatattcatattaaataagttgtacttgaaaaagaatacaacatatacataatcatcaagtctatatccattccagggtagacaaagccaactgatttaaaagactgaaataccacgttcagctgtagggcTCAATGATTGTATCAAGATTCTATAACTATGGAGATTAATGACAAACCGTTTTACATGCGTACGCTCTgcataaacaaacattttatgttattattatattgtatgtatttttgtaaacatatatataacactagctgtcccggcaaactttgttttgcattttgtgggtatgaaaaatagatgttggccgattctcagacctactcaatgtGCTCACAAAAtgtcatgagaatcggtcaagctgTTTCGGAgaagtacgggaacgaacattgtgacacgggaattttatatatgggTAAGGCCGCCgaaattgtcaatttttttgtgtgacTTTTGGTCGCTTTTTGTCGAACTACCATTATGAAGATATACTCCATAAATTGTAAAGTATaccttaaatatatgtttaccaTCGAAGAATAATATGATAGCCCCTACTGTTACTGTAATACCGGTGCAAAAATTCCAGATATAACTTGTTTGACgacagtttaaaattaaaaaagcgttttacttttgtgttacatttttttttgtgtgacgAATTTATACCCATTGTTTTGATTAAAACTACCAAATAGCAAAACAAAGTATTAATATGGCATCACTGTTACCgacatataaatgtaaaaaaggcAGACAATGTTGTTTTGTCACAGGAGGCATTTTGAAAGTCCGTTACATAACTTGCTctgattgaataaaaaattttaaattgtgattTTGAAGGTAAGTAACagagatttgtttatttttgtaccgaATTTCTATGCAAAGTGTTTTAAAGTGTGCGTGGAATCGCTCATAAGCgtctaattgtaataaataaccaagttataaccaaaaaatattttaaatattttacttttgtgttGCTTTTGTATGACATATGTGTTACGCTTGTATTACTTCTGTGTTATTGTAACACAAATTTACGTGTTGCGTAACACAATAGATTTGTAAAGCCGCATTCACATTGTGTGAATTGAAAGTCGTTTAGTTTAAATGGTGCTACCTACAATCTCccgttgaaataataattattgatgtTTGATTCCTCTCCGTCGTGCTTCTTCCAGCCAGATAAATAggcaaacagaaaaaatataagtcaTTGTTTTGGTTGTAGGTATTGCGTTATTTGAGAGCCTTACTATCATTGAgagagttagtatctcgtaacaaaagtctcgaacttacttcgaggctaactcaatctgtgtaatttgtcgcgtatatatttatttatttactttttcattaCCTACTTCATTTTTACTAcagttacttacttatattcgTTAAGGTTATTTTAGTCACCAATCTGAAACGAACTTTACCCAAAATGTTCGTTGCTTTTGGGTTACATTTGTGTTATGGTAACTCAAAATGTCTTGTGTTACTTTTGTGATACAATTGACAATTTTCGCGGCCTGACCCATATAAGATATGAATATGGGGCGACTTTTCATCAGGAAAAGTGCTGTCATTATGTTTGATTAGTACCTACAGGAAAAATAAAGAACCTTCATTTGATACCACTTAATTCTGAGGCCACAGTACAGGGCGTTATTATACGAGGATCATTAATAATACTGACGTAAAGTAGACATACTGAAAATATTCTTGCCTGTAAGTATTACCATGGTATTCATCGTTTTACAAGACACATAGACTGAAAAATTGACAACTGTATGTGTtagtatttcaattttatattgtcCGAACGATAAACAATCTACTCACCTTTTCTTCACACTCTTCTCGTGATAATGCTAAATGAACTTTGGTGACAACATTTTCTGCTACAGCTCGCTCTTTCTCCTCTTTATACAAATCCATTCTTCTATTCCTACAGCCGAAGAAAAGGTAAATGGGTCCTGGCTTCATCGTATTTCCGTTCTTAGCtaaatgtttaatttcttCTCTTCTGTGATGCCAGAAACCTCTAAAAGGTGCTATGCCAGAGCCAGGTCCAACTAGGATAAGTGGAGCGGTAATATCTTTAGGCATATGGAAATTAGGTGctctgaaataaatatgttacacTTTAATATAGCCGACAGGTTTTTTGCATAGTTAGTATTTCATTTACAGTTCCATTAAGTTTTGTACGCGTGtatattgaatttttcatatcATACTTACTTTCTAACAAATACTATAACATCATCATCAGGcttcaaactttttaaataattcgaGCACACACCATAATGTGTTGGTCCATCGCCATCTGTAAACcaatttataagtttattttccgACAGTATTttcgtaaatattaaaataagtaagttaaaATGTGTCTAAgccaaactatttttattaataaaacttact
This is a stretch of genomic DNA from Amyelois transitella isolate CPQ chromosome 5, ilAmyTran1.1, whole genome shotgun sequence. It encodes these proteins:
- the LOC106134501 gene encoding cilia- and flagella-associated protein 299, which codes for MAMAEKKNEYPPSVEADRRLLPFDTWEEYLDSLIEIADLRNLRSIVSARTIAALGYRANGDTLSEKEFYTRRAVIYNVVYPSPKAYTLVSEGADLDDAFTRELAVRERANRVEILQTIIFIRHFTKGGFEISGYIDYAHRLLSENWAPFFKGKKQLWPTENDLGYYHWRHGTVRSNMSRNYKPLMDPEKGLLFQNRHDHKIICPDPEQDPGQNTMKIRLYSPKYTQIEVYDHVVRRKS